One Primulina tabacum isolate GXHZ01 chromosome 10, ASM2559414v2, whole genome shotgun sequence DNA segment encodes these proteins:
- the LOC142505382 gene encoding uncharacterized protein LOC142505382 isoform X7: protein MEGLSQRVSYPLPLGSDDFMDEGYDSGEDRYTLVRHSGPPEVNLRNVLNGMFAILTGRNKDYSNLSNSSNVSFLGSSNNGETFLHPSVYIPSAPPLLEQNAFDCNSYKEILEAEPPEWLPDSSTTVCMQCNTPFTALTRGRHHCRFCGRIFCRACSKGRCLLPAKFRERSPQRVCDTCYDRLDPLQGVLINTISNAVQVAKHDVSDWTCSRGWINLPLGLSMEHEIYKSANTLRSFCQTARLNPEKSIPAAVLRGARGLAILTVAKAGVLLAYKFGTGLVVARRSDGSWSAPSAVLSVGLGWGAQVGGELVDFIIVLRDHDAVKTFCSRVHFSLGAGCSAAAGPIGRVLEADLRAGDKGSGMCYTYSCSKGAFVGVSLEGNIVATKMDTNLRFYGDPYLTTADILLGTVDRPRAAEPLYASLSDLYSKLQC from the exons ATGGAGGGCTTGAGTCAAAGAGTATCATATCCATTGCCACTAggttctgatgattttatggatgagggGTATGACTCTGGTGAGGATAGATACACCCTTGTGCGTCACAGTGGCCCCCCTGAGGTGAACCTAAGGAATGTATTGAATGGGATGTTTGCTATCCTGACAGGGCGTAATAAAGACTATTCCAATCTCAGCAACAGCTCAAATGTTTCGTTTCTCGGATCTTCAAATAATGGAGAGACATTCTTGCACCCTTCAGTTTACATACCAAGTGCTCCCCCACTTCTTGAACAGAATGCTTTTGATTGTAATTCTTACAAAGAAATTTTAGAAGCCGAACCACCTGAATGGCTTCCAGACAGTTCCACAACAGTTTGTATGCAGTGCAATACTCCATTTACGGCTTTGACTAGAGGAAGACACCATTGTCGCTTTTGTGGACGTATCTTTTGTAGAGCGTGCTCAAAAGGCAGGTGCTTATTACCAGCTAAGTTTAGGGAGAGGAGTCCACAGAGGGTGTGTGACACCTGCTACGATAGGCTTGATCCATTGCAGGGTGTTTTAATCAACACCATTAGCAACGCTGTACAGGTTGCAAAGCATGATGTATCGGATTGGACTTGCTCAAGAGGATGGATTAACCTTCCACTGGGTTTGTCCATGGAGCATGAAATATATAAGTCGGCAAATACATTGAGGAGCTTTTGCCAG ACTGCTAGATTGAACCCTGAGAAGTCAATTCCTGCCGCTGTTTTAAGAGGAGCCAGAGGTTTAGCTATCCTAACAGTTGCAAAAGCTGGAGTGCTACTTGCATACAAATTTGGAACAGGATTAGTTGTCGCTAGGAGGTCAGATGGGTCGTGGTCTGCACCATCTGCTGTGCTTTCTGTTGGTTTAGGATGGGGTGCCCAG GTTGGGGGTGAACTCGTGGATTTCATTATTGTCCTACGTGACCATGACGCTGTGAAAACATTTTGTAGTCGCGTGCATTTTTCTCTTGGTGCTGGTTGCAGTGCTGCAGCTGGACCGATAGGGAGAGTTTTAGAAGCAGATCTGCGAGCTGGAGATAAAGGTTCTGGCATGTGCTACACATATAGTTGTAGTAAAG GTGCTTTTGTGGGTGTCTCACTTGAAGGGAACATTGTTGCCACAAAAATGGATACAAATCTTCGCTTCTACGGTGATCCATATCTCACTACTGCTGATATCCTACTTGGGACAGTGGACAGACCAAGGGCCGCTGAACCATTATATGCTTCTCTTAGCGACCTTTACTCTAAATTGCAATGCTAG